A genomic window from Salvia miltiorrhiza cultivar Shanhuang (shh) chromosome 5, IMPLAD_Smil_shh, whole genome shotgun sequence includes:
- the LOC131024864 gene encoding probable phospholipid hydroperoxide glutathione peroxidase, with protein sequence MEHVAVVFPFQTNKETRDIRSTTSTRPTFLLPNYCVQNPHTQRVPASPMASMSFSSVFSAPLQSLALNKQHLPSNSVLAFLESSNWSSLSSSKSTFLRDGFPVLSPILSGFSFKSRSFASVYARAATGKTIHDFSVKDIDGKDVALSKFKGKVLLIVNVASRCGLTSSNYTELSHIYEKYKTQGLEILAFPCNQFGAQEPGSNEDIKNFACTRFKAEFPIFDKVDVNGPNTAPVYQYLKSSAGGFLGDLVKWNFEKFLVDKNGKVVERYPPTTSPFQIEKDIQKLLAA encoded by the exons ATGGAACACGTGGCAGTTGTATTCCCATTCCAAACAAACAAGGAAACACGAGACATCCGATCCACCACGTCCACGAGACCCACATTTCTGTTACCAAACTACTGCGTCCAAAATCCACACACTCAGCGTGTTCCGGCCTCGCCAATGGCTTCCATGTCCTTCTCTTCAGTCTTCTCAGCGCCGCTGCAGAGTTTAGCTCTCAATAAACAGCACCTCCCCTCCAATTCCGTGCTGGCGTTTCTCGAATCGTCGAATTGGTCGAGTCTCAGCTCTTCGAAATCCACGTTTCTTCGAGATGGCTTCCCCGTTTTATCCCCGATTCTATCTGGCTTCTCTTTCAAATCCCGATCGTTCGCCTCTGTTTACGCCAGAGCTGCTACGGGGAAGACCATTCATGATTTCAGTGTCAAG GATATCGATGGGAAGGATGTTGCACTTAGCAAATTCAAAGGAAAAGTACTCTTAATAGTAAATGTTGCTTCAAGATG TGGTTTGACGTCATCAAATTATACTGAGCTTTCTCATATATACGAAAAGTACAAAACTCAAG GACTCGAAATTTTGGCCTTCCCTTGTAATCAGTTTGGGGCCCAAGAGCCAGGATCGAATGAGGACATTAAGAATTTTGCTTGTACACGATTTAAAGCAGAATTCCCAATTTTCGATAAG GTTGATGTTAATGGACCAAATACAGCTCCGGTTTATCAATATTTGAAATCCAGCGCTGGAGGATTTCTAGGTGATTTAGTTAAATGGAATTTTGAGAAGTTCCTGGTGGACAAAAATGGCAAAGTAGTCGAAAGATATCCACCAACAACCTCCCCATTCCAAATAGAG AAGGACATCCAGAAGCTTCTTGCAGCATGA